Proteins from one Ricinus communis isolate WT05 ecotype wild-type chromosome 9, ASM1957865v1, whole genome shotgun sequence genomic window:
- the LOC8260808 gene encoding chloroplastic lipocalin isoform X1: protein MLTAINFMNHQTSSPPLLQCCSSSPPPLIPRGAAGKVVLKCSLENPVSSKGVVRRLLSGLAASLIFLSQTNKVVALDVSHSHNICQLASAVDNKVTLPLEVRSDDKSGNVMRMRGMTAKDFDPVRYSGRWFEVASLKRGFAGQGQEDCHCTQGVYTYDMQTPAIQVDTFCVHGSPDGYITGIRGRVQCLSEEDLEKKETELEKQEMIKEKCYLRFPTLPFIPKEPYDVIATDYDNFSLVSGAKDKSFIQIYSRRPDPGPEFIEKYKAYLANFGYDPSKIKDTPQDCEVMSNSKLAAMMSMSGMQQALTNQFPDLELKAPIEFNPFTSVFDTFKKLLELYFK, encoded by the exons atgcTAACTGCTATAAATTTCATGAATCATCAAACATCATCTCCACCGTTACTTCAATGTTGCTCATCTTCTCCGCCTCCATTGATCCCCAG GGGAGCGGCTGGAAAAGTTGTGTTAAAATGCTCGCTTGAGAACCCTGTATCAAGTAAGGGTGTGGTTAGACGTCTGCTATCTGGACTAGCTGCCTCATTAATATTTCTCTCCCAAACAAATAAG GTTGTTGCACTAGATGTATCTCATTCCCACAACATATGTCAGCTTGCAAGTGCGGTAGACAATAAAGTAACTCTTCCACTTGAAGTTAGGTCTGACGATAAAAGTGGAAATGTAATGAGGATGAGAGGTATGACAGCTAAGGATTTTGACCCGGTGAGATATTCTGGAAGGTGGTTTGAAGTAGCTTCTCTCAAACGTGGATTTGCTGGACAAGGTCAAGAAGATTGTCATTGTACCCAG GGCGTGTATACATATGATATGCAGACACCAGCTATTCAAGTAGACACCTTTTGTGTGCATGGAAGCCCTGATGGCTATATTACTGGTATAAGGGGCAGAGTTCAGTGTTTGTCAGAGGAAGATTTGGAGAAGAAAGAGACTGAGCTTGAAAAGCAAGAAATGATTAAAGAGAAGTGTTACCTTAGGTTTCCAACATTACCGTTTATCCCCAAGGAGCCTTATGACGTGATTGCTACTGACTATGATAACTTTTCTCTTGTATCTGGAGCAAAGGACAAAAGTTTTATCCAG ATATACTCAAGGAGGCCTGACCCAGGACCTGAATTCATAGAGAAGTACAAAGCTTACTTGGCGAACTTTGGATACGACCCAAGCAAAATTAAGGACACCCCACAAGACTGTGAAGTGATGTCTAACAGCAAGCTTGCTGCAATGATGTCCATGTCCGGGATGCAACAGGCTCTAACCAACCAATTCCCAGACCTAGAGCTGAAGGCACCTATTGAATTTAACCCCTTTACTAGTGTGTTCGACACTTTCAAGAAGCTTTTGGAGCTGTACTTCAAATAG
- the LOC8260808 gene encoding chloroplastic lipocalin isoform X2, giving the protein MLLIFSASIDPQVVALDVSHSHNICQLASAVDNKVTLPLEVRSDDKSGNVMRMRGMTAKDFDPVRYSGRWFEVASLKRGFAGQGQEDCHCTQGVYTYDMQTPAIQVDTFCVHGSPDGYITGIRGRVQCLSEEDLEKKETELEKQEMIKEKCYLRFPTLPFIPKEPYDVIATDYDNFSLVSGAKDKSFIQIYSRRPDPGPEFIEKYKAYLANFGYDPSKIKDTPQDCEVMSNSKLAAMMSMSGMQQALTNQFPDLELKAPIEFNPFTSVFDTFKKLLELYFK; this is encoded by the exons ATGTTGCTCATCTTCTCCGCCTCCATTGATCCCCAG GTTGTTGCACTAGATGTATCTCATTCCCACAACATATGTCAGCTTGCAAGTGCGGTAGACAATAAAGTAACTCTTCCACTTGAAGTTAGGTCTGACGATAAAAGTGGAAATGTAATGAGGATGAGAGGTATGACAGCTAAGGATTTTGACCCGGTGAGATATTCTGGAAGGTGGTTTGAAGTAGCTTCTCTCAAACGTGGATTTGCTGGACAAGGTCAAGAAGATTGTCATTGTACCCAG GGCGTGTATACATATGATATGCAGACACCAGCTATTCAAGTAGACACCTTTTGTGTGCATGGAAGCCCTGATGGCTATATTACTGGTATAAGGGGCAGAGTTCAGTGTTTGTCAGAGGAAGATTTGGAGAAGAAAGAGACTGAGCTTGAAAAGCAAGAAATGATTAAAGAGAAGTGTTACCTTAGGTTTCCAACATTACCGTTTATCCCCAAGGAGCCTTATGACGTGATTGCTACTGACTATGATAACTTTTCTCTTGTATCTGGAGCAAAGGACAAAAGTTTTATCCAG ATATACTCAAGGAGGCCTGACCCAGGACCTGAATTCATAGAGAAGTACAAAGCTTACTTGGCGAACTTTGGATACGACCCAAGCAAAATTAAGGACACCCCACAAGACTGTGAAGTGATGTCTAACAGCAAGCTTGCTGCAATGATGTCCATGTCCGGGATGCAACAGGCTCTAACCAACCAATTCCCAGACCTAGAGCTGAAGGCACCTATTGAATTTAACCCCTTTACTAGTGTGTTCGACACTTTCAAGAAGCTTTTGGAGCTGTACTTCAAATAG
- the LOC8260809 gene encoding uncharacterized protein LOC8260809 translates to MGTEIESLEERLESFLEQLKVECGIFERIVYKNKNQHRRSSYFQYLLKVRRDLRLLQSAKLEELLGSCFHVITGKKPKQKVHLLESLKWRKCDHGVPNFMERLLGAARLLSQMVEPMLKAAIEVSTLLARSFFMGFSLTVLALLARLRVLVQQILVDVVSAFNMVSSLSQKKQSVKITQEGLEVFREYYPTNKEFITLDCIWKTDKFLLLETTHKGDLKAQGGDLGDASCERSALQYMSIKSFLGEDDSNSKNMNEDNTAKGSTHIKEDEKDLFAGPTESGKRKEEECGIELDDKPVDVGTPDAKLLPESGSPATSSLSPRKHPSPNLSARSVAFVSVKRPAPSTAAFVSVKRPATSTSNITDLHSEQAKEDSSKRQNSFFDLLTGGNLKESLF, encoded by the exons ATGGGTACTGAAATTGAAAGTCTGGAAGAGAGATTGGAGTCGTTTTTGGAGCAGCTTAAAGTAGAGTGTGGTATATTTGAAAGAATTGTGTACAAAAACAAGAATCAGCACAGAAGAAGCTCTTATTTTCAGTATCTCCTGAAG GTGAGGAGGGATTTGAGGCTTTTGCAATCAGCTAAGTTGGAGGAGTTACTTGGTTCCTGCTTTCATGTTATCACTGGAAAGAAACCCAAGCAAAAGGTGCATCTTTTAgaaag TTTAAAATGGAGAAAATGTGACCATGGAGTACCTAATTTTATGGAGCGACTCCTCGGAGCTGCACGCTTACTATCACAG ATGGTTGAGCCAATGCTGAAGGCAGCTAT TGAGGTATCTACTTTGCTCGCACGTTCATTTTTTATGGGATTTTCTCTGACAGTTTTGGCTCTGCTTGCACGCCTTCGAGTATTAGTTCAGCAA ATATTAGTTGATGTTGTTTCAGCATTCAATATGGTCTCTTCTCTCTCCCAAAAGAAGCAATCAGTAAAAATCACTCAGGAAGGACTTGAG GTTTTTAGGGAGTATTATCCAACAAATAAGGAATTTATCACCTTAGATTGCATATGGAAGACAGACAAATTTTTGTTGCTTGAAACAACACATAAAGGTGATTTAAAGGCTCAAGGTGGAGATCTTGGAGATGCTTCTTGTGAAAGATCAGCTCTACAGTATATGAGTATCAAGTCTTTTCTTGGAG AAGATGATTCCAACTCTAAGAACATGAATGAGGATAACACTGCCAAAGGTTCTACTCATATCAAGGAAGATGAGAAGGATTTGTTTGCTGGTCCTACTGAGAGTGGGAAAAGGAAGGAAGAAGAATGTGGAATCGAACTGGATGATAAGCCAGTCGATGTGGGAACTCCAGACGCAAAACTTCTGCCAGAAAGTGGCTCGCCGGCAACCTCTAGTTTATCTCCAAGAAAACATCCGTCACCAAATCTCAGTGCAAGGTCAGTGGCATTTGTCTCAGTAAAAAGGCCTGCACCATCTACAGCAGCATTCGTATCAGTTAAAAGACCTGCTACTTCAACCTCAAATATAACAGATCTTCATTCTGAGCAAGCAAAAGAGGACAGTAGCAAAAGACAGAATTCGTTCTTCGATTTGCTCACTGGTGGAAACCTCAAAGAAAGCCTGTTCTGA
- the LOC8260810 gene encoding septum-promoting GTP-binding protein 1 encodes MAKIIIVREKMTQICRKINLHVTIKWSILERVSVFRQFFQFIWDRILACSIGKPVRYRRLTRQPSSPPPEAIEAGGFAPSEELSSRFSGYNADSDLVPLKISLLGDCRIGKTSFVVKYVGDEQEKKCLEMTGLNLMDKTLSVQGARITFSIWDVGGDSRSLDHVPIACKDAVAILFMFDLTSRCTLNSVVEWYSQARKWNQTAIPILIGTKFDDFVQLPPNLQWTIVTQARAYAKAMKATLFFSSAKHNINVNKIFKFIMAKLFNLPWTLERNLTIGEPIIDF; translated from the exons ATGGCCAAAATCATCATAGTTCGTGAGAAGATGACACAGATTTGTAGAAAGATTAATCTTCACGTTACTATCAAGTGGAGTATACTCGAACGTGTATCAGTTTTCAGACAGTTTTTTCAGTTTATTTGGGATAGAATTCTTGCTTGTTCAATAGGTAAGCCTGTTAGGTATCGCCGGCTTACTCGCCAGCCTTCCTCTCCACCGCCGGAGGCTATTGAAGCTGGTGGCTTTGCCCCATCGGAGGAGCTCTCCTCGAGGTTTAGTGGGTACAACGCAGATTCTGATTTAGTTCCTTTGAAGATCAGTTTGTTGGGTGATTGTCGGATTGGAAAAACTAGCTTTGTG GTCAAGTATGTAGGGGATGAGCAAGAGAAGAAATGCTTGGAGATGACAGGATTGAATTTAATGGATAAAACATTATCTGTTCAAGGTGCAAGGATCACATTCAGCATATGGGATGTAGGAg GTGATAGTAGGTCACTTGATCATGTTCCTATTGCCTGTAAAGATGCAGTAGCAATTTTGTTCATGTTTGATCTTACTAGTCGGTGTACTCTTAACAG TGTTGTTGAATGGTATAGTCAAGCAAGAAAATGGAATCAG ACAGCAATTCCCATACTAATAGGGACtaaatttgatgattttgtcCAACTTCCCCCCAATTTGCAATGGACAATAGTTACTCAG GCAAGAGCATATGCAAAGGCAATGAAGgcaacccttttcttttcaagtgCTAAACACAACATAAATGTGAACAAGATCTTCAAATTTATAATGGCAAAGCTCTTTAACTTGCCTTGGACATTAGAGAGAAACTTGACAATTGGAGAGCCTATAATTGACTTTTAA
- the LOC8260811 gene encoding F-box protein At3g62230, producing the protein MEMKHFKAMDDDSNNVDVFNRLTSSLLVLIVSYLPFREAARTCILSKQWVDVWRETTNLEFNENFFVKPEETKENQMILRNSFIDFVRQFVAQYPQKGIQRFALACSDPQAFLSDIRNFVVFAISRNVRELELDFSDPTWREDSLDSHQPAFELPLQIYQHKRLVLLKLFSCRFDASRFTNFSTLKSVSLGWTGISVVSIKALLVNCPLIESLSLKKCWDLEHFEISLPNLRLKNLVLDNCNFIQDWFCIEGPKLEFLKYSGRIGHFHMSNQRNMVEADLDFGMEPEFDDVGSLLYDFLQEFYAVQILTVCSVLLQIIPQGDEPFGLQSPLNVRHLILKAAVHFNEYFGIRFMLRSCPHLEILTFDIGPAKIFPDYAPPFRFNPHEFWSKDLRIQRCIRSSLKVVNVKGFRGTLSELYVLRYIICFGDQLRELNLYVANEEGENGENRDTYMERVELLLKFIKRHQQLHVSVFL; encoded by the exons ATGGAAATGAAACACTTCAAAGCCATGGACGACGACAGCAACAATGTAGACGTGTTCAATAGGCTGACAAGCTCTCTCCTTGTTCTTATTGTCAGTTATCTGCCATTCAGAGAAGCAGCAAGAACATGCATCTTGTCTAAGCAATGGGTTGATGTTTGGCGCGAAACGACAAACCTTGAGTTCAATGAGAACTTCTTTGTTAAACCTgaagaaaccaaagaaaacCAGATGATTCTTAGAAATTCTTTCATTGATTTCGTCAGGCAGTTTGTTGCACAATACCCACAAAAGGGTATTCAAAGATTTGCATTGGCATGTTCAGATCCTCAAGCTTTCCTCTCTGACATCAGAAACTTTGTCGTTTTCGCCATTTCACGTAATGTCAGAGAGTTAGAACTAGATTTCTCTGATCCTACATGGAGAGAAGACAGTCTCGATAGTCATCAACCGGCGTTTGAATTACCTTTGCAGATTTATCAACACAAAAGACTTGTGTTACTGAAGTTGTTTTCATGTCGTTTTGATGCCTCTAGGTTTACTAATTTTAGTACACTGAAGAGTGTTTCTTTAGGTTGGACAGGAATCAGTGTGGTTTCAATTAAGGCTTTGTTGGTTAATTGTCCTTTGATAGAGAGTCTGAGTCTGAAAAAGTGTTGGGACTTAGAGCACTTTGAGATTTCTTTACCAAACTTGAGGCTAAAGAATTTGGTTCTTGATAACTGCAACTTTATTCAAGATTGGTTTTGTATTGAAGGACCCAAATTAGAGTTCTTGAAATATTCAGGAAGAATAGGCCATTTTCACATGTCCAATCAACGTAATATGGTTGAGGCTGATCTAGATTTTGGAATGGAGCCTGAATTTGATGATGTTGGCTCTCTTCTTTATGACTTCTTACAAGAATTTTATGCTGTTCAAATTCTGACTGTGTGCAGTGTCTTGCTTCAG ATTATCCCCCAAGGAGACGAGCCATTTGGTCTGCAATCCCCGTTAAATGTCCGCCATCTGATACTGAAAGCTGCAGTGCATTTCAACGAATATTTTGGCATCAGATTCATGCTTAGGAGTTGTCCACATCTTGAGATCCTTACTTTTGACATTGGTCCTGCAAAAATTTTCCCT GATTATGCACCTCCCTTTAGATTTAATCCTCATGAGTTTTGGTCAAAGGATTTACGTATCCAGAGGTGCATCAGGAGCAGCCTTAAGGTGGTGAATGTCAAAGGATTTAGAGGAACTCTGAGTGAATTATATGTGCTGAGATACATAATCTGCTTTGGTGACCAACTCAGGGAGCTTAATCTCTATGTTGCTAATGAAGAAGGTGAGAATGGAGAAAATAGAGACACTTACATGGAAAGAGTTGAGCTTCTTTTGAAGTTCATCAAGCGTCATCAGCAGCTGCATGTATCAGTCTTCCTGTAA